One window of the Herbiconiux sp. L3-i23 genome contains the following:
- the pgm gene encoding phosphoglucomutase (alpha-D-glucose-1,6-bisphosphate-dependent), with product MHDRAGTPALESDLIDTKALVAAYFELHPDVNVPEQRVVFGTSGHRGSSFDTAFNDDHIAATTQAIVDYRTEQGITGPLFIGRDTHALSRPAETTALEVLVANGVRVLADEFDGYTPTPAVSHAILRYNKSAADDDQADGIVVTPSHNPPRDGGFKYNPPHGGPADSDATSWIAARANELIAGGLKDVKRAEPTAVETYDFRGHYVDDLENIIDMAAIRDSKIRIGADPLGGASLSYWEAIRDRYGLDLTIVNGAIDPTWRFMTLDWDGKIRMDPSSASAMASVVARRHDYDILTGNDADSDRHGIVTPDAGLMNPNHYLAVAIQYLYANRPDWSPDAAIGKTLVSSSMIDRVAESLGRRLWEVPVGFKWFVPGLIDGSVAFGGEESAGASFLRFDGSVWTTDKDGIILALLASEILAKTGKTPSQHYEALTAEFGSPAYERVDAAATKDQKATLSKLDGDAISADEVAGEKITAKLSKAPGNDAAIGGVKVVTEHAWFAARPSGTEDVYKIYAESFKGEEHLREVQREAKTIVDAALGG from the coding sequence ATGCACGATCGCGCCGGAACCCCCGCCCTCGAGTCCGACCTCATCGACACCAAGGCTCTCGTCGCGGCCTACTTCGAACTGCATCCCGACGTGAACGTCCCCGAGCAGCGCGTCGTGTTCGGCACATCGGGGCACCGCGGCAGCTCGTTCGACACCGCGTTCAACGACGACCACATCGCGGCGACCACGCAGGCGATCGTCGATTACCGCACCGAGCAGGGCATCACCGGGCCGCTCTTCATCGGCCGCGACACCCACGCGCTCAGTCGACCGGCCGAGACCACGGCACTCGAGGTGCTCGTCGCCAACGGCGTCCGGGTGCTCGCCGACGAGTTCGACGGTTACACCCCGACCCCGGCGGTGTCGCACGCGATCCTCCGCTACAACAAGTCCGCCGCCGACGACGACCAAGCCGACGGTATCGTCGTCACGCCGAGCCACAACCCGCCCCGCGACGGTGGCTTCAAGTACAACCCGCCGCACGGCGGGCCCGCCGACAGCGACGCCACGTCGTGGATCGCCGCCCGCGCGAATGAGCTCATCGCGGGGGGTCTGAAGGATGTGAAGCGCGCCGAGCCGACCGCCGTCGAGACGTACGACTTCCGCGGCCACTACGTCGACGACCTCGAGAACATCATCGACATGGCGGCGATCCGCGACTCCAAGATCCGCATCGGCGCTGACCCATTGGGCGGTGCGAGCCTCAGCTACTGGGAGGCGATCCGCGACCGCTACGGGCTCGACCTCACCATCGTGAACGGCGCGATCGATCCGACCTGGCGCTTCATGACCCTCGACTGGGACGGCAAGATCCGGATGGACCCGTCGTCGGCCTCGGCGATGGCCTCGGTGGTCGCGCGCCGTCACGACTACGACATCCTCACCGGCAACGACGCCGACTCCGACCGCCACGGCATCGTCACGCCCGACGCCGGGCTGATGAACCCCAACCACTACCTCGCGGTCGCGATCCAGTACCTCTACGCGAATCGCCCCGACTGGAGCCCCGACGCCGCGATCGGCAAGACGCTCGTTTCGTCGAGCATGATCGACCGGGTCGCGGAGTCGCTCGGCCGGCGCCTGTGGGAGGTCCCCGTAGGGTTCAAGTGGTTCGTCCCCGGCCTGATCGACGGTTCGGTCGCGTTCGGCGGCGAGGAGTCGGCGGGGGCCAGCTTCCTGCGCTTCGACGGCTCGGTGTGGACCACCGACAAGGACGGCATCATCCTCGCTCTCCTCGCGAGCGAGATCCTCGCGAAGACCGGCAAGACTCCGAGCCAGCACTACGAGGCACTGACGGCCGAGTTCGGCTCTCCCGCGTACGAGCGGGTGGACGCGGCGGCGACGAAGGACCAGAAGGCGACTCTGTCGAAGCTCGACGGCGACGCCATCTCGGCCGACGAGGTCGCGGGCGAGAAGATCACCGCGAAGCTGTCGAAGGCGCCCGGCAACGACGCGGCGATCGGCGGAGTCAAGGTCGTCACCGAGCACGCCTGGTTCGCCGCGCGTCCCTCGGGCACCGAGGACGTCTACAAGATCTACGCCGAGTCGTTCAAGGGCGAGGAGCATCTGCGCGAGGTGCAGCGCGAGGCGAAGACCATCGTCGACGCCGCCCTCGGCGGCTAG
- a CDS encoding LLM class F420-dependent oxidoreductase: MRFGIHFMDFNIPGGSSAIAPALASTAQAAEAAGASWFTVMDHYFQMEQFRTAHDPMLEAYTTLGFVAAKTERMLLGTVVTGVTYRHPGLLSKIVATLDVLSEGRAFLGIGAAWYEREHRALGVPYPPLAERFERLEEALQIAQQMWSDDEGAFEGEHYRLAETIDVPSPVRRPPIVIGGSGEQKTLRLVAQYADATNLIVPDADTARHKLEVLKGHCDAVGRDYDSIEKTAMAGTGDPLGDVDGALRRAEEFAAVGIEHLHFRAITPDPAGWVRRFGNELAPRLSEIG; the protein is encoded by the coding sequence ATGCGATTCGGTATCCACTTCATGGACTTCAACATCCCCGGCGGCTCGAGCGCGATCGCGCCGGCGCTCGCCTCGACGGCCCAGGCGGCGGAGGCGGCGGGAGCCTCCTGGTTCACCGTGATGGACCACTACTTCCAGATGGAGCAGTTCCGCACCGCGCACGACCCGATGCTCGAGGCCTACACGACGCTCGGGTTCGTCGCGGCGAAGACCGAGCGGATGCTCCTCGGCACCGTCGTCACCGGCGTCACCTACCGCCACCCGGGTCTGCTGTCGAAGATCGTCGCCACCCTCGACGTGCTGTCGGAGGGGCGCGCCTTCCTCGGCATCGGTGCCGCCTGGTACGAGCGGGAGCATCGAGCGCTCGGCGTCCCGTACCCGCCGCTCGCGGAACGGTTCGAGCGTCTCGAGGAGGCCCTGCAGATCGCGCAGCAGATGTGGAGCGACGACGAGGGCGCCTTCGAGGGCGAGCACTACCGCCTGGCCGAGACCATCGACGTGCCCTCGCCGGTGCGCCGACCGCCGATCGTGATCGGTGGTTCCGGCGAGCAGAAGACCCTTCGCCTGGTGGCGCAGTACGCCGACGCAACCAATCTCATCGTCCCCGATGCGGACACGGCTCGGCACAAGCTCGAGGTCCTGAAAGGTCACTGCGACGCCGTCGGTCGCGATTACGACTCGATCGAGAAGACGGCGATGGCCGGAACGGGGGATCCGCTCGGCGACGTGGACGGGGCGTTGCGCCGCGCGGAGGAGTTCGCGGCCGTCGGGATCGAGCATCTGCACTTCCGCGCGATCACACCCGACCCGGCGGGGTGGGTGCGGCGGTTCGGCAACGAGCTCGCACCGCGTCTGTCGGAGATCGGCTGA
- a CDS encoding DUF6804 family protein, translated as MPKQPSTPERTGRPVLLPSILGAAAVMAGLFVIGTDGYTVIRYLVSILALIVAVMAVQSARWPWSIPVVVIAIVWNPVFVVPLEGTVFAALHIVAAAVFLATGLLLRAPIEPAPRRR; from the coding sequence ATGCCGAAACAGCCTTCGACGCCCGAACGCACCGGGCGTCCCGTTCTGCTGCCCTCGATCCTTGGAGCGGCGGCAGTGATGGCGGGGCTGTTCGTGATCGGTACCGACGGCTACACCGTCATCCGCTACCTGGTGAGCATCCTGGCGCTCATCGTCGCCGTCATGGCGGTGCAATCGGCTCGATGGCCGTGGTCGATCCCCGTGGTCGTCATCGCCATCGTGTGGAATCCCGTCTTCGTCGTGCCACTCGAGGGCACCGTCTTCGCGGCGCTGCACATCGTCGCGGCCGCCGTCTTTCTCGCGACGGGACTCCTGCTTCGCGCGCCGATCGAGCCGGCTCCGCGACGCCGATAG
- a CDS encoding collagen-binding domain-containing protein: MASTLPFGVPARRIVLSSTAALALLAGSLLLVPSTATAASSDVPALAGNAGFTVLTEGDATWNSTSETEGSWAVGGDLVVQNKYTVMAGGHQAAADRPVVAGIPLRLLVDGGLTMGGGRDSEMVNLSAESYPNVVLGAANTGYTVQPNGRVRAEGGYLIAGSPGIASSEPVAPNAEAFSATFVGTFSRYRALSADLYSATGDGAHEVSVTEGPRNGSNLDGSSLGLTLAADAVNVWNVTPGQLAAMQNGKFNLKFFAGATPSATTPLVINLPAGTTRLDNPSFAEGGNAIAKYVLWNVDTDSLTVTGSRLFSGSLLAPDAHFVFEKSTPLEGQVVAASATVRGSGEIHHIAFIPSLDVNGLDETPVPPVTTPEEPATEEPIDTPSVETPTEETPGDETPGHETPTDETPAEEPPAEQTPIDETPTIETPTEETPTVETPTDDGIDQPAKETPVVRSVAPNLQLPTLALPDSRDGEVRDVQLETLADTGTDPWALALPAALAVLMGGLGIFLLSRTRRADR, from the coding sequence GTGGCTTCCACCCTGCCCTTCGGCGTCCCCGCACGCCGCATCGTCCTCTCTTCCACCGCAGCTCTCGCGCTCCTCGCCGGGAGCCTCCTCCTCGTTCCGTCCACAGCGACGGCCGCCTCGTCCGATGTCCCCGCCCTGGCGGGCAACGCCGGCTTCACCGTGCTGACCGAGGGCGACGCGACCTGGAACAGCACCAGCGAGACCGAAGGCAGCTGGGCCGTCGGCGGCGACCTCGTCGTGCAGAACAAGTACACGGTCATGGCCGGAGGCCACCAGGCCGCCGCCGACCGCCCCGTCGTCGCCGGCATTCCCTTGCGACTCCTGGTCGACGGCGGCCTCACGATGGGCGGCGGTCGCGACAGCGAGATGGTGAACCTGTCCGCGGAGAGCTACCCCAACGTCGTCCTCGGGGCTGCGAACACCGGGTACACCGTGCAGCCCAACGGCCGCGTGCGCGCAGAGGGCGGCTACCTCATCGCCGGTTCGCCGGGAATCGCATCGAGCGAGCCGGTGGCTCCGAATGCGGAGGCGTTCAGCGCGACCTTCGTCGGCACCTTCTCCCGCTACCGGGCACTGTCCGCGGACCTCTACTCCGCCACCGGCGACGGGGCCCACGAAGTGTCCGTCACCGAGGGACCGCGCAACGGAAGCAACCTCGACGGCTCGAGCCTGGGCCTCACCCTCGCCGCAGACGCCGTGAACGTCTGGAACGTCACGCCCGGTCAGCTCGCCGCCATGCAGAACGGCAAGTTCAACCTCAAGTTCTTCGCCGGTGCGACGCCGTCGGCGACCACCCCTCTCGTGATCAACCTGCCCGCCGGCACTACCCGCCTCGACAACCCGTCGTTCGCAGAAGGCGGCAACGCGATCGCGAAGTACGTGCTGTGGAACGTCGACACCGACTCGCTCACCGTGACCGGGAGCCGCCTCTTCAGCGGATCCCTCCTCGCTCCCGACGCGCACTTCGTCTTCGAGAAGAGCACTCCGCTCGAGGGTCAGGTCGTCGCCGCCTCGGCCACCGTCAGAGGCTCGGGAGAGATCCACCACATCGCGTTCATCCCGTCCCTCGACGTGAACGGGCTCGACGAGACACCCGTCCCGCCGGTCACCACGCCGGAGGAGCCCGCGACCGAAGAGCCGATCGACACCCCGTCGGTCGAGACGCCGACCGAGGAGACCCCTGGCGACGAGACCCCCGGCCACGAGACCCCGACCGACGAGACGCCCGCGGAAGAGCCTCCTGCTGAGCAGACCCCGATCGACGAGACTCCCACGATCGAGACCCCCACCGAGGAGACGCCGACCGTCGAGACGCCCACCGACGACGGCATCGATCAGCCCGCGAAGGAAACCCCGGTTGTGCGCAGCGTTGCGCCGAACCTGCAGCTTCCGACTCTTGCCCTGCCCGACTCCCGCGACGGCGAGGTCAGGGACGTCCAGCTCGAGACTCTCGCCGACACCGGGACGGATCCGTGGGCTCTCGCCCTTCCGGCCGCTCTCGCGGTGCTCATGGGTGGCCTCGGGATTTTCCTCCTGTCGCGCACGAGGCGCGCCGACAGGTGA
- a CDS encoding cupin domain-containing protein → MTETDPVDIAAALATLTDHRNPRVVGRVNDQYVKVAKLLGELVWHAHDAEDELFYVVSGELRIQLEGDREVHLGPGQFYVVPRGVRHNPIAEQEVQIVLIETVTTAHTGDVDHERSVPIADQLR, encoded by the coding sequence GTGACCGAAACCGATCCCGTCGATATCGCCGCCGCCCTCGCCACGCTCACCGACCACCGGAACCCCCGCGTGGTCGGCCGGGTGAACGACCAGTACGTCAAGGTCGCCAAGCTACTCGGGGAGCTGGTCTGGCACGCCCACGACGCCGAGGACGAGCTCTTCTACGTCGTATCGGGCGAGCTTCGCATCCAGCTCGAGGGCGACAGGGAGGTGCACCTCGGCCCCGGACAGTTCTACGTGGTCCCCCGAGGCGTCCGACACAACCCGATCGCCGAGCAGGAGGTGCAGATCGTGCTGATCGAGACCGTCACCACCGCCCACACCGGCGATGTCGACCACGAAAGGTCCGTCCCGATCGCGGATCAGCTGCGGTAA
- a CDS encoding LCP family protein: MSEMTRRSRRKPTVTPIARHGKLRRSSVTLAILKIVGLVTAVAVVSVGSIAGIAAWDLSHQIKTVEISEEIAGPIPEIGPYSGGFNMLLIGSDSRANSAYSYGEDPESELNDVNILLHVSADHTNAVAISFPRDMYVPIPECSDGDGGTNGPASSQKINTALMYGGGMAKDGLSCAVATVSELTGLSIPFAATITFDGVIEMSNAIGGVPVCVASPIEDEHTELYLDAGTHNLQGVDALKFLRTRYGVGDGSDVTRISSQQVFLSALVRQVKSSDTLGDVGKLYGLAGAAVRNMVFTSSLNNIDTLVQIARALQPIDLSKIAFVQYPTYPVDGGLEPNYDSAQVLIDAINADQAVTVQAPPEDSRGSVADPNAVAPVDPNAVDPATVDPADPNATTPPADTSVVLPDDVLGQVAAESRCTVGRTLDDQ, from the coding sequence ATGAGCGAAATGACGCGGAGATCGAGACGGAAGCCGACCGTCACGCCGATCGCGCGCCACGGCAAGCTGCGCCGCTCGAGCGTGACTCTCGCCATCCTCAAGATCGTCGGACTCGTCACCGCCGTCGCGGTCGTCAGCGTCGGTTCGATCGCCGGTATCGCAGCGTGGGATCTGTCCCACCAGATCAAGACCGTGGAGATATCCGAGGAGATCGCGGGCCCCATTCCCGAGATCGGTCCCTACTCGGGTGGCTTCAACATGCTGCTGATCGGCAGCGACAGCCGCGCCAACTCCGCCTACTCCTACGGTGAAGACCCGGAGAGCGAACTCAACGACGTCAACATCCTCCTGCACGTCTCGGCCGACCACACGAACGCCGTCGCGATCAGCTTCCCGCGAGACATGTACGTGCCGATCCCCGAATGCAGCGACGGCGACGGCGGCACCAACGGGCCCGCCTCGTCCCAGAAGATCAACACCGCCCTGATGTACGGCGGCGGGATGGCGAAGGACGGTCTCAGCTGCGCGGTCGCGACCGTCTCCGAGCTGACCGGGCTCAGCATCCCGTTCGCGGCGACGATCACCTTCGACGGCGTCATCGAGATGTCCAACGCGATCGGCGGCGTCCCCGTCTGCGTGGCGAGCCCCATCGAGGACGAGCACACCGAGCTCTACCTCGACGCCGGCACCCACAACCTCCAGGGCGTCGACGCGCTGAAGTTCCTCCGCACCCGCTACGGCGTCGGCGACGGAAGCGACGTGACCCGCATCAGTTCGCAGCAGGTGTTCCTCTCCGCGCTGGTGCGCCAGGTGAAGAGCTCCGACACGCTCGGCGATGTCGGCAAGCTGTACGGCCTCGCAGGCGCCGCGGTGCGCAACATGGTCTTCACGTCGTCTCTCAACAACATCGACACCCTCGTGCAGATCGCCCGCGCGCTGCAGCCGATCGACCTGAGCAAGATCGCGTTCGTGCAGTACCCGACGTATCCGGTCGATGGGGGCCTCGAGCCCAACTACGACTCGGCCCAGGTGCTGATCGACGCGATCAACGCCGACCAGGCCGTCACCGTCCAGGCCCCGCCGGAGGACTCGCGCGGTTCGGTCGCCGACCCGAACGCCGTCGCCCCGGTCGATCCGAACGCGGTCGACCCGGCGACGGTCGACCCCGCCGATCCGAACGCGACGACGCCGCCCGCCGACACGTCGGTCGTGCTTCCCGATGACGTTCTCGGTCAGGTCGCCGCCGAATCCCGATGCACCGTGGGTCGCACCCTCGACGACCAGTAG
- a CDS encoding diacylglycerol kinase family protein, with protein sequence MASTPSARTAAVVYNPVKVDVEALKSVVNAQAAESGWGETRWYETTEEDPGGGQTKEAVDSGADVVLAAGGDGTVRAVAEALRDTGVPIALLPSGTGNLLARNLNLTLANLPESVATAFTGADRKIDLGIVEIERSDASRDRHVFLVMAGLGLDAKMIANTNPDLKKRVGWLAYVDAIVRSLRGSNRLRIRFRLDEEAPRSLRVNTILIGNCGSLPANILLLPEAAVDDGLFDIVALRPDGLIGWLQIWVKIVWENGVLRRTVVGRKLMGKTKEVRTLRYMKGKQIIIRPETPQEFQLDGDSFGTVSAVRSWVDPSALTVKIPADEADVLPTE encoded by the coding sequence ATGGCCTCTACTCCGTCTGCGCGCACCGCCGCTGTCGTCTACAACCCGGTCAAGGTCGACGTCGAGGCGCTGAAGAGCGTGGTGAACGCTCAGGCTGCCGAATCGGGGTGGGGCGAGACCCGCTGGTACGAGACCACCGAGGAGGATCCGGGCGGAGGCCAGACCAAGGAGGCCGTCGACTCGGGAGCCGACGTCGTGCTCGCTGCCGGTGGCGACGGCACCGTGCGCGCCGTCGCGGAGGCGCTGCGTGACACCGGTGTGCCGATCGCGCTGCTTCCGTCCGGGACGGGCAACCTGCTCGCCCGGAATCTGAACCTGACGCTCGCGAACCTGCCGGAATCGGTCGCCACGGCCTTCACCGGCGCCGACCGCAAGATCGACCTCGGCATCGTCGAAATCGAGCGTTCCGACGCCAGCCGCGACCGGCACGTGTTCCTCGTCATGGCGGGCCTGGGGCTCGACGCGAAGATGATCGCGAACACGAACCCCGACCTCAAGAAGCGGGTGGGGTGGCTCGCCTACGTCGACGCGATCGTCCGATCGCTGCGGGGCAGCAACCGTCTGCGCATCCGCTTCCGCCTCGACGAGGAGGCGCCTCGCTCGCTGCGGGTCAACACGATCCTCATCGGCAACTGCGGCTCGCTGCCTGCCAACATCCTGCTGCTGCCCGAAGCGGCGGTCGACGACGGCCTGTTCGACATCGTGGCGCTGCGTCCGGACGGCTTGATCGGATGGCTGCAGATCTGGGTCAAGATCGTGTGGGAGAACGGGGTGCTGCGGCGCACCGTCGTCGGCCGCAAGCTGATGGGCAAGACGAAGGAAGTGCGAACCCTCCGCTACATGAAGGGCAAGCAGATCATCATCCGGCCCGAGACCCCGCAGGAGTTCCAGCTCGACGGCGACAGCTTCGGCACCGTCTCGGCGGTGCGGTCGTGGGTCGACCCGTCGGCGCTCACGGTGAAGATCCCGGCCGACGAGGCCGACGTCCTGCCGACCGAGTAG
- a CDS encoding HAD family hydrolase, whose amino-acid sequence MTVPADERWLIALDIDGTVVHENGRLSDEVRDQVQRLSTAGHEVMLATGRSVASTLPVLDQLGIAPEYVVCSNGAITVRRDALAPMGYRREYVETFDPASVLTTIRSHLEGARYAVEDETGFYRYTEPFPDSVLGLGSEQVSFDELLGTRATRVVVISPDHAVEEFLGVVERMGLHRVSYAVGWTAWLDIAPDGVNKATAMERVRSILGVPRDRVVAVGDGRNDIELLEWAGESGRGVAMGQAPAEVIEAASETTGTVAEDGLATALSAVPA is encoded by the coding sequence ATGACCGTGCCGGCCGACGAGCGGTGGCTCATCGCCCTCGACATCGACGGCACCGTCGTGCACGAGAACGGGCGTCTGAGCGACGAGGTCCGCGACCAGGTCCAGCGACTGAGCACGGCCGGCCACGAGGTCATGCTCGCGACGGGCCGCTCCGTCGCCTCCACTCTGCCGGTGCTCGACCAGCTCGGCATCGCCCCCGAATACGTCGTCTGCTCGAACGGGGCGATCACGGTCCGCCGCGACGCGCTCGCCCCGATGGGCTACCGCCGCGAGTACGTCGAGACGTTCGACCCGGCCAGCGTCCTCACCACGATCCGATCGCACCTCGAGGGTGCGCGGTACGCGGTCGAAGACGAGACCGGGTTCTACCGCTACACCGAACCGTTCCCGGACTCGGTGCTCGGCTTGGGCTCCGAACAGGTCAGCTTCGACGAGCTGCTCGGCACTCGCGCGACCCGCGTCGTCGTCATCTCACCCGATCACGCCGTCGAGGAGTTCCTCGGGGTCGTCGAACGCATGGGCCTGCACCGGGTGAGCTACGCCGTCGGCTGGACCGCCTGGCTCGACATCGCTCCCGACGGCGTCAACAAGGCCACCGCCATGGAGCGGGTCCGCAGCATCCTCGGCGTCCCGCGCGACCGCGTGGTGGCGGTGGGTGACGGGCGCAACGACATCGAACTGCTCGAGTGGGCCGGGGAGTCCGGCCGCGGCGTCGCCATGGGCCAGGCCCCGGCCGAGGTCATCGAGGCGGCGTCCGAGACGACGGGCACGGTGGCCGAGGACGGCCTCGCGACAGCATTGAGCGCCGTCCCCGCCTGA
- a CDS encoding VOC family protein, whose protein sequence is MTDADAIENPTPDNTPQVSQLRVVIEAPDWEAAVRFYRDTLGLEQLQGYRNKKGAQLVLDVGRATIELVHPDLDDDGALSDPPAPKLRLVFQSEDARSTIATLEAAGAERVDIPEPTADHAISARMLAPDKMPISVFQPLSGPDFAEPPRHDV, encoded by the coding sequence GTGACTGATGCCGATGCGATCGAAAACCCCACCCCAGACAACACCCCTCAGGTTTCGCAGCTGCGAGTCGTGATCGAGGCCCCGGACTGGGAGGCGGCGGTCCGCTTCTACCGCGACACCCTCGGCCTCGAGCAGTTGCAGGGCTACCGCAACAAGAAGGGCGCCCAGCTCGTGCTCGACGTGGGTCGGGCGACCATCGAGCTCGTGCATCCCGACCTCGACGACGACGGCGCGCTCTCCGACCCTCCCGCCCCGAAGCTGCGGTTGGTCTTCCAGTCGGAGGATGCCCGATCGACGATCGCGACACTGGAGGCGGCGGGCGCTGAGCGAGTGGACATCCCGGAGCCGACCGCTGACCACGCCATCAGTGCGCGGATGCTGGCACCCGACAAGATGCCGATCTCGGTGTTCCAGCCACTGTCCGGCCCCGACTTCGCGGAGCCGCCCCGCCACGACGTCTGA
- the serS gene encoding serine--tRNA ligase, protein MIDPALLRDSPDLVKRSQAARGASEQLVDDARAADADRRAALAEFEGLRAEQNAFGKKVAAAPKEEKAALVAEVQQLAAAVKTAGARSTAADEAFTALARRIPNIVLDGVPPGGEDDFVVLREVGDKPAFDFPARDHLEIGEGLDAIDMARGAKVSGARFYFLKGIGARLELAIMSLALDRALAAGFTPVIPPTLVRPEIMEGTGFLGEHADEVYYLPDDELYLTGTSEVALAGLHSDEIVDLAKGPIRYAGWSTCYRREAGSYGKDTRGIIRVHQFNKLEMFVYTTPDQAEDEHARLLGWQESMLQALGLSYRVIDTAAGDLGTSAARKFDVEAWVPTQDAYRELTSTSNCTTFQGRRLGIRARGESGKTEPVATLNGTLATTRWIVALLETHQRADGSVAVPEALRPYLGGLEVLEPVAAR, encoded by the coding sequence GTGATCGACCCCGCTCTTCTTCGCGATTCCCCTGATCTCGTCAAGCGTTCGCAAGCTGCGCGCGGTGCGTCGGAACAGCTGGTCGACGACGCGAGAGCAGCGGACGCCGACCGTCGCGCGGCGCTCGCCGAGTTCGAGGGGCTCCGCGCCGAGCAGAACGCGTTCGGCAAGAAGGTGGCCGCCGCTCCGAAGGAGGAGAAGGCCGCGCTCGTCGCCGAGGTGCAGCAGCTCGCCGCCGCGGTGAAGACGGCGGGCGCCCGATCCACCGCGGCTGACGAGGCCTTCACGGCTCTCGCCCGCCGCATCCCCAACATCGTGCTCGACGGCGTCCCGCCGGGAGGCGAGGACGACTTCGTCGTGCTGCGCGAGGTCGGTGATAAGCCCGCGTTCGACTTCCCCGCGCGCGACCACCTCGAGATCGGCGAGGGTCTCGACGCGATCGACATGGCTCGTGGCGCGAAGGTGTCGGGGGCCCGGTTCTACTTCCTCAAGGGCATCGGCGCACGGCTCGAGCTCGCCATCATGAGCCTCGCCCTCGATCGGGCGCTCGCCGCCGGTTTCACGCCCGTCATCCCGCCGACGCTGGTGCGCCCCGAGATCATGGAGGGAACCGGCTTCCTCGGCGAGCACGCCGACGAGGTCTACTACCTCCCCGACGACGAGCTCTATCTGACCGGAACCAGCGAGGTCGCGCTCGCCGGCCTGCACTCCGACGAGATCGTCGACCTCGCGAAAGGCCCGATCCGGTACGCCGGATGGTCGACCTGCTACCGCCGCGAGGCCGGCTCCTACGGCAAGGACACTCGGGGCATCATCCGCGTGCACCAGTTCAACAAGCTCGAGATGTTCGTCTACACCACCCCCGACCAGGCGGAGGACGAGCATGCGCGACTCCTCGGCTGGCAGGAGTCGATGCTGCAGGCCCTCGGCCTCAGCTACCGGGTCATCGACACCGCGGCCGGCGATCTCGGAACCAGCGCGGCCCGCAAGTTCGATGTCGAAGCGTGGGTTCCCACCCAGGACGCCTACCGCGAGCTGACCTCGACGTCGAACTGCACGACGTTCCAGGGGCGCCGCCTCGGCATCCGCGCCCGCGGGGAGTCGGGCAAGACCGAGCCGGTCGCGACGCTCAACGGAACTCTCGCGACCACCCGATGGATCGTCGCCCTTCTCGAGACGCACCAGCGCGCCGACGGCTCCGTCGCGGTCCCCGAAGCGCTTCGGCCCTACCTCGGCGGACTCGAGGTGCTCGAGCCGGTGGCCGCTCGATGA
- the pheA gene encoding prephenate dehydratase, whose translation MSEPEAPSEPGYSYLGPAGTFTEAALTQVEAARGKPWRSVNNVGEALDDVVAGRSVAAMIAIENSVEGGVTATQDALTTIPGLRITGEYLVPVEFVLVARPGTTLADVRTIGAHPVAYAQCRRYIDATLPSHGHIPSSSNVQAASDLFGAGAALLDAAIAPPGIVDHYPVEVLAENIGDNPNAVTRFVLVSTTTDLPERTGADKTSLVADLPEDKAGALLELLEQFSTRGINLSLLQSRPIGDALGRYRFVIDLDGHAHDERVADALLGLRRFSPRVVFLGSYPRADGVPVHHVAQYSDDNFIEARDWLRGILSGERVDP comes from the coding sequence ATGTCCGAGCCCGAAGCACCTTCCGAGCCCGGTTACAGCTACCTGGGACCTGCCGGAACGTTCACTGAAGCCGCGCTGACCCAGGTGGAGGCCGCGCGCGGCAAGCCGTGGCGGTCGGTCAACAACGTCGGCGAGGCGCTCGACGACGTCGTCGCAGGGCGGAGCGTCGCCGCGATGATCGCGATCGAGAACTCCGTCGAGGGTGGCGTCACCGCGACCCAGGACGCCCTCACCACCATCCCCGGCCTCCGGATCACGGGGGAGTACCTCGTGCCGGTCGAGTTCGTGCTCGTCGCCCGCCCCGGCACCACGTTGGCCGACGTGCGGACCATCGGAGCGCATCCCGTCGCCTACGCGCAGTGCCGGCGCTACATCGACGCGACCCTGCCGAGCCACGGCCACATCCCGTCGAGCTCGAACGTGCAGGCCGCCTCCGACCTGTTCGGAGCCGGTGCGGCCCTCCTCGACGCGGCGATCGCGCCTCCAGGCATCGTCGACCACTACCCGGTCGAGGTGTTGGCCGAGAACATCGGCGACAACCCCAACGCGGTCACCCGCTTCGTGCTGGTCAGCACCACCACCGACCTGCCCGAACGGACCGGCGCAGACAAGACGAGCCTCGTCGCCGACCTCCCCGAGGACAAGGCCGGAGCGCTCCTCGAACTGCTCGAGCAGTTCTCGACCCGGGGCATCAACCTCAGCCTGCTGCAGTCGCGCCCCATCGGAGATGCGCTCGGACGGTACCGATTCGTCATCGACCTCGACGGTCACGCCCACGACGAGCGGGTCGCCGACGCCCTGCTCGGTCTGCGACGCTTCAGCCCCCGCGTGGTGTTCCTCGGGTCGTATCCGCGCGCGGACGGTGTTCCGGTGCACCACGTCGCCCAGTACTCCGACGACAACTTCATCGAGGCGCGCGACTGGCTGCGCGGCATCCTCAGCGGAGAACGCGTCGACCCGTAA